The DNA segment CGATGCGCCCGTACGGAGTAATGCTGCCCCTGCCTTCCTGCGTGAAGATCGGCGCCAGGCAGCCTGGACACATATGAACCGGCTTTTCCTCCTGCTGTCGAGTCAGGCGCCCCGCGCCCTCCGCCTCTCCCGCCGCCTGCTGCGCCCACGCCGGCGGGGCGAAGAGCATGATGGATACGACGGCCGACAGCCACAGGCTGCGGCCGGCTTTACTGATGGACGTGCTCATATCCCTCCCTCCCGGTCTCCCAAGCGATGACTGTTGATCACACACCCGGACCGGCGGGCGGTCGAGCCAAAAAAAAACGCCCTTCCGGTCCGACTCAGGACCAAAAGGACGCCGTTGTCCTCGTCTTGTTCTGATTTCCGCGGGCGGTGCGAAGACTCCCTTGTCCCCACACCGAAGCTCGCACGGTGAACTGCTTATAAGCTTCTCCCGTTTATTCTGTCAAGGGGGTTTTGTGATGTGCTAGACTAGCGCCGCCATGCGACGCGGTATGTCAGCATCCGGCCGGGCGGCGATCGGACCGGTCGCGCTGTGGGTCCTTGCGGGGTTGTCGGTGAGCGGCTGCGCGACATCGCCCGACCTGGATGTCATGATCGAGGAAACTCCCCGGGGCGCGGTCTACCTGGAACGCCTCCCCGATCGGTCGGTCCAGGCCGCCCATCCCATCACCCTGGCCCCGGAGACGCTCGCCCGGGTCCTGCGAGGCGTGATGGTTCACGATGACAGAATCGCTCTCCAATCTCTCTTGAGCGATCAACCGAGATCGACGCGGGTCTTTTCGGAGGAGGACATCGGATTTCTTGCGCCGCTCCTGGCGACGGCGCTCTCCCGGGCGGCTCCGGACCAGCGAGTCGGATTCCGCGTCGTCGCGCACGGAGATCCTTCGTATTCCACCCGGGCCGGCGCAGGGCTTGGTTCGTCGGAACCGCCGCTGGCTCTTTCGCCCCGCGAAGTGACCGCAGGAACGCTGTTCGCCCACGGCCTGTCGCTCCATCTGACCCTCACGCAGTATCGCCGACGAGCCGAGCGCGCGGACACCATCAACATGGCCAATCGCCGGTTGCCCGATCCTTCGGGGCTCAACCAGCGGACGGTCTTTTTCGTTCCCGCGACCGCGCGGCGCGACGACTCCTATCGAACGACGCAGGCGGAGGACACCACCCTGGTCATCGATTACGACCTGCTGGCCAGGCTGCCGCGGTCGGAAATGGAACCAACTCCCGCAGCCGCCCAAACCGGCAGGCCCGCCGGGTCTACTCGTCCGCCCGCCCCCATCACCCCACCGGCCGCGGATCAACCGCCCTCCGCTGCGGCCTCCGACCCGCACGAGGAAGAGCTCCGCGCGATCAAGGATCTGATCATCAAGAAGGATATGGAACTGGAGGAACTGAAGAAGGAACTGCAGGAGATCCGGCGTCACCTCGCCGACCGCGACGCCGAGACGGGCAGCGTGAAACGCAAGAGCAGGCCGGGCCCGAAGGGTCAGGACACGACACCGTAACGGTCATTCTTCCCTTTACATCTTTTGCCGTTCGGCTCTTTCCTCGATCTCTCCCGCCAGCAGGATCGCTTCCGCGATTTCCCGCATGGACTTGCGCAGATCCATGCTCTGCCGCTGAATCAGCTTGAAGGCTTCTTCCTCCGAAAGTTTCTTGGACCGCATGAGATAGCCCTTGGCCCGTTCGAGCAGCTTCCGCACCGCCAGCGCTTCCTGCATTTCGAACGACTTCTCCATCAGCGTCGTGTGCTCGATCGCGATGGCCGCCTGGTTGGCGATCGCCTGCAGGAGCTTGACCTCTTCGGCCGTGAAGTTGTGCGGCACGGAGGTATAGCTGTTGATCACGCCGACGGCTTTGTCCCGGATCATCATGGGCACCGAGAGCAGCGAGCAGAGCCCTTCTTTCTTCGCCATGTCCGGATACATGTAGTCCCGCTCTTTGGTGACGTCCGGCACGATGATGGGCCGGCGTTCCTGGACCGCCCGTCCGCTGATGCTCTGCCCGACCTTGAGATTGGGCTTCCGGCGGTACGCCTCGCTCAAGCTCTGCGTCGCCACGATCCGCAACTCCCCGGTCGGCTCGTCCAGCAGCATGATGGAGCAGATTTTCGAGTTCATCATCTGCGCCGTCATCGTGACGATGAGTTGCAGCACATCCTCGATCAGGCGGTTCGAGGCGACGGTCTCCGATACCTGCGACAGGGTTTCCAGTTGCAGCGCCTTGCGCTTCATCTGGTCGTAGAGCCGCGCGTTTTCGATGGCCCCGCCGACCTGGTTGGCGATGGTGGAGAGCAGCGCCAACTCGTCCGGCCGGTAGCGTCGCGGCCGCTTGTGCTGCACGTTGATGACGCCCACGACTTCCTTCTTGGCCATGATCGGGACCGAGACGAACGCCTGGTAGCGGTCTTCCGGCAGATTGTGGAAGAACTTGAACCGCGGATCGTCGCTCGCATTGCTGGGGATCACGACCCGCGTGCGCTCGCGCGCGACCCACCCGGTGATGCCCTCGCCGAGACCGATCGTGATCCGGCCGATCAGCTTGGGATGGGGATTTTTCGACGCCCGCAGGATCAATTCATCGTGGCTGTCGGAGAGCAGGTACAGGAGACAGGCGTCGGCCTTGGTCACTTCGACCACCACTTCGACGATGTGCTTGAGCACCGCCTCGAGATCCAGCGTGTTGGTGATGGACTCGCTGATGCGATGCAGCACGTCCACCTCGCGCGTCTTCTCGCGCAAGGCCTGTTCCAACTGAGCCACGGATTGTCGGCGCTTGGACTCCATCGGATTGCTTTATCCCGTTACCCCGTTCCCCCTCTACCCCGTTCCCCTTACCCCTTATCTCTTGCTTGTCGACCGCCGCCCCACGAACCACTGCCGGCAAACGTCACGTGCCAATGGCGCGATCCTGACCCGGCCTATCCGCTCCGGCCATACGCCGTAGACCGTCCCGCCCGCCACTTTCTTGTCGTGCTGCATGGCCTTCCAGAGCGCGCTGAACGGCACCTGGGGCATGGTGTCTGACAGGCCCGCGGCGCGCACCAGTCCCCGCAGGCGACCCACGACTTCCCGACCGCAGATCCCGAGATGCCGGGCGAGATCGGCTTCCTGCACCATCCCGATGGCGACCGCTTCCCCGTGAATGAGCGACCGGTATCCTCCGAGGGCCTCCAACGCATGCCCGATGGTATGCCCGTAATTGAGGACCCGCCGGCGATCGGATTCCCGTTCGTCCTCGGCCACGACCTGCGCCTTGATTTCGCAGGACCGCTTGATGATCTGAACCACCGGCTCCGGCTCCATCCGCAGGAGCGCCTCCACGTGTTTTTCCAGATAGGCAAAAAAGGGTTCGTCCGCAATCATGCCGTACTTGATGACCTCGGCCAGGCCGCCCACCCATTCCCGTTTGGGGAGCGTTCTCAACGTGTCAGGATCGATGAGCACCGCTCGCGGCTGGTGGAACGCGCCGATCAGATTTTTTCCGAGGGGATGGTCGACGCCGGTTTTTCCTCCGACGCTGGAATCGACCTGGGCGACCAAGGTTGTGGGGACCTGTATGAAAGGGATTCCTCGGAGATAGATCGCGGCGGCGAAGCCGGTGAGATCCCCGATGACGCCGCCTCCCAGGGCGACCAGGGCCGATCGACGTTCGAACCCGGCGCGGATCAGTTCGTCCAAGATGTCGAACACCGACCGCAGCGTCTTGCTCCGTTCGCCCGCCGGCAGGACGATCGGCACCGCCCGGAAGCCGGCGGCCTTGACCGACTTCACAACCCGCGGCAGGTACCGCTCCGCCACGTTGCGGTCCGTGACGATCCCGACTTTGTCTGAGAGCCCGAGCCGGTCGAGGGTGGTCCCGACTTCTTGCAGCGTCCCGCGCGCGATACGAATGTCGTAGCTTCGCTCGGCGAGCGAGACCCGAACCGTGTACTCCCCGATAGGATCCATGGTATCCGACACAGAAGCGTCTATTGTCCGACCGATCGCCTGCGCCAGGCCTCGCTGCCTCTTGCCGTTGGCAAGCCGGACGATCGGCTGCGCTGTCTCAGCGGAAGAAGAGAGCGGTTAAAACGCGGAGGATGGTAGCACACCCCAGAGGGAAACTAAAAGGCTTTTACGTAAGCCTGATACGCAGCAAAGTTGCGCTTCATCTCTTCCAAACTGTCGCCCCCGAACTTCTCGATCAGCGCATTGGCCATCTCGAAGGCGACCACCGCCTCCCCGACCACGCCGGCGGCCGGCACGGTGCAGATATCGGAACGTTCCACCGTGGCGTCGAAGGGTTCCTTGGTCTCGATGTCCACGCTCTTCTTGGGACTGTACAGGGTCGAGATCGGCTTCATGGCCACCCGAATGACGATGGGCTGGCCATTGGTGATTCCGCCTTCCAGCCCTCCGGCGTTGTTGGTCTTGCGGACGAACTCCCGGCGCGTATGGTCGTAATAAATCTCGTCGTGGACTTCCGATCCGAAGCGGCGGGCCGCTTCGAACCCCATGCCGATCTCCACCCCTTTCATGGCCTGGATGCTCATCGCCGCCATGGCAAGGCGCGCGCTGAGCCGCCGGTCCCATTGCGCGTAGGACCCCAGGCCGATCGGGGGGTTCGTCACGACGACCTCGAAAACCCCCCCGAGCGTATCGCCCCGGTGTTTGGCCGTTCTGATCTGTTCCACCATTTTCGCGCCGGCCTCCGGATCGGGCGAACGGACGTCCGACGCCTCGGCCCGTTCATAGGCTTCGACCGGATCGTCGCATCGTTTTGCGGCGACGCCGCCGATCTCCACCGTGTAGCTGATCACCCGCATCCCGAAGTGAGTCAACAACGCCTTGGCCACTCCGCCGATCGCCACGCGGATCGCCGTTTCCCTGGCGCTCGCTTTTTCGAGGACGTTCCGAATGTCCCGATGGCCGTATTTGATGGCCCCGACCAAATCGGCGTGGCCCGGACGCGGTCTGGTGACCACTTTTTCCGGAGGGACCGGCCCCGGCTCGACGGCCATGACGTCCTTCCAATTTTCCCAATCCTTGTTCGCGATGAGCAGACCGATCGGATTGCCGATGGTCTGTCCTTTTCGTACCCCGCACGCGAACTCGACCCGGTCTTCCTCCACGCGCATACGACCGCCCCGCCCGTAGCCCTTCTGGCGGCGGGCCAGGTCATGGTTGATCATGTCGGGTGTCAGCGGAAGCCCGGCGGGAACGCCTTCCAGGATGGCGACGAGATACTTGCCGTGGGATTCGCCTCCGTTCAAATAGCGCAACATAATGAGCTACCCGGGGAC comes from the Nitrospirota bacterium genome and includes:
- a CDS encoding GAF and ANTAR domain-containing protein; protein product: MESKRRQSVAQLEQALREKTREVDVLHRISESITNTLDLEAVLKHIVEVVVEVTKADACLLYLLSDSHDELILRASKNPHPKLIGRITIGLGEGITGWVARERTRVVIPSNASDDPRFKFFHNLPEDRYQAFVSVPIMAKKEVVGVINVQHKRPRRYRPDELALLSTIANQVGGAIENARLYDQMKRKALQLETLSQVSETVASNRLIEDVLQLIVTMTAQMMNSKICSIMLLDEPTGELRIVATQSLSEAYRRKPNLKVGQSISGRAVQERRPIIVPDVTKERDYMYPDMAKKEGLCSLLSVPMMIRDKAVGVINSYTSVPHNFTAEEVKLLQAIANQAAIAIEHTTLMEKSFEMQEALAVRKLLERAKGYLMRSKKLSEEEAFKLIQRQSMDLRKSMREIAEAILLAGEIEERAERQKM
- the aroC gene encoding chorismate synthase; translated protein: MLRYLNGGESHGKYLVAILEGVPAGLPLTPDMINHDLARRQKGYGRGGRMRVEEDRVEFACGVRKGQTIGNPIGLLIANKDWENWKDVMAVEPGPVPPEKVVTRPRPGHADLVGAIKYGHRDIRNVLEKASARETAIRVAIGGVAKALLTHFGMRVISYTVEIGGVAAKRCDDPVEAYERAEASDVRSPDPEAGAKMVEQIRTAKHRGDTLGGVFEVVVTNPPIGLGSYAQWDRRLSARLAMAAMSIQAMKGVEIGMGFEAARRFGSEVHDEIYYDHTRREFVRKTNNAGGLEGGITNGQPIVIRVAMKPISTLYSPKKSVDIETKEPFDATVERSDICTVPAAGVVGEAVVAFEMANALIEKFGGDSLEEMKRNFAAYQAYVKAF
- the aroB gene encoding 3-dehydroquinate synthase, whose amino-acid sequence is MDPIGEYTVRVSLAERSYDIRIARGTLQEVGTTLDRLGLSDKVGIVTDRNVAERYLPRVVKSVKAAGFRAVPIVLPAGERSKTLRSVFDILDELIRAGFERRSALVALGGGVIGDLTGFAAAIYLRGIPFIQVPTTLVAQVDSSVGGKTGVDHPLGKNLIGAFHQPRAVLIDPDTLRTLPKREWVGGLAEVIKYGMIADEPFFAYLEKHVEALLRMEPEPVVQIIKRSCEIKAQVVAEDERESDRRRVLNYGHTIGHALEALGGYRSLIHGEAVAIGMVQEADLARHLGICGREVVGRLRGLVRAAGLSDTMPQVPFSALWKAMQHDKKVAGGTVYGVWPERIGRVRIAPLARDVCRQWFVGRRSTSKR